The Streptomyces sp. M92 nucleotide sequence TCCGAGGGGGTACTGCTTGGATCCGTCACAGTCTCCATAAGGGTCAATTTTGTGGTGCCCAACTTTGCCATCTTGCATTAGTTGGCGTTCCTGATGGCAGCCGCGGCATGTACCAGTCGACTTTTCGGTTGTCATGGTTTCTCCTGCTGGGTGTACGGCGCCTCACTGGGCATCGGTCGGGCTCTTGACGCGTGGCTCAGTCAGGCGTCCTCCAACTCCTCGTAAAATACTCATCCAGACCTGAGCCCAGTCTCAGTCCGGGTGGTACAAGATCAGCGTCTCCTCTCAGTCGAATACCCATTTGAGCTAACGAGGTGCCAGTCGCGAGCATTGAACGCTGGCAGTCCTTGCGGCTACTTCGCACTTCTCGATCACGTGATGGGCGTGCGGAGAGGCGTGTAGCCGCTGTCGATCCGTTCGGCCGCTTCCTCCTCGTCCAAGTAGTCGACGCCTTCGCCGTGGCACTCGAAGCACCTCTCCCAGACAAGTTGGCCTTCGAGGTCAATGACTTGTAGGGACCCATCACCGTCGCATTCAAGGCACGCAAATACATACTCGCCGGCTACCAAATCCATGTCGCTGAACCCGATTTGGAAATGGACGAACTGTTCTTCGGGGAGGCCGGTGCCGCTGGCGCGGCTATCGCGCTTATGGATGGCTGTAGTCGTGCGGCTGTTGGAAAGGGCGAAGAAGCCTCCGACCGCTGCAGCCGCGATGCCGCCGACCATACCTACTTTGCCAACGGGCCCGAGGCTGTTCCATCTGTCAGCGATTTGTCGACGCAAGGGCTTTGCCTCATGGCTGCCCTCTGGCGCTAGCTCGGAAGGCTGAGGCTCACCGCTCGGAGAGCGGGATGTCGTATCGTCCGGCGCTGTCATTTGACGGATCGCCCTCTCTTCTCTGGTAGTCGGGAGTTTGGCGGCATAGGTCTTGACTGCTTGCGTCATGGGTCAGAGATAGGAGAATGAAAAGCTACCCGTTCCGGGCCTCCCCGGAGGTCGTGCCAGCTGGTCAAGCGCGCCTGCGGCGGCGTTGCGTGCGGGGCTCTGCCGACCCTGTACAGTCCGGCTCGCGCCCTTGGCTAGCTATCGGGCGCCCCTTCCTTACGGCGCTCGGGGAGGTTGGCGGTCACCACACCTCCCCGAGCGCCAAGTGGCAGTTGCGGTAGGGCATTCAGCGTGAACCGGCTGAGTATGCTGCCACGTCGCGCAGCCGATTCAGAGCGGCAGCTACTTGCTGGCCAAGGTCTGTGAGCCGGTAGGTGATGGTTACCGGTCGGGTTGCAGCGACGTGTCGGGAGACCAATCCGCTGCTCTCCAGATTAGCCAGGCGACTGGAGAGCATGCGGTTGGATATGCCAGGAACGTATCCCTGGATTTCGCCAAATCGTCGCGGGTTTCCGCAAGTGTGGAGTGCCAGCAGGATGTGCATCGTCCACCGGGCCGAAAGGGTTTGAAGAAGGTCATTTTCGGCTTCGGTCAGTGGGATTTTGCGATTGCTGGCGGTCATGTCCTTCCTTCCTCGGTGTGGTAGGAGCTTAGAAGGGAGGCTTTTCTCCGTTCTCGGCGGTGTCGAACAGAGTGTCGCTCTGCTTGTCCTCGTCCTTCTGGTTCGCTTCCGTCTCGGACTTCGGAGCGTGTTCCTTGAGCATGATGAACTTGGGGAATTTGCCCGGGCTCTTGTCGTCTTCCCGAGACTCTGAGACCCACTGATCCGGGTACAGTTGATCAAGCGCCTGCTTCACCAAGCGCCTGCCCCAGTCGAAGGCGGATCCATCGCGCTGGGCGTGAGCGGGTGCCTTCTCTGCCAGCATGTGGGAGACATGACCCCACTTGATGCCGCGGGGGGTGTTGATCATTTTGTGGAACTCGGGCTTATTGTCGCGCAGGTGGACGATCGCGATTGCGCTGTCGTCCCCCGTGAGATCTTCTCCAGCTGCCACGCTGGTCGTGTTCTGGGGGTGGGTGGCGGCGAGGCTGGCGGAAGCGGCCCGCGCTTCGGAACGTCGTTCTTCGACTTCGGTCCGGGCCTGGGTGGCGAAGCTGTCGGGGGCCGGGAGCGAGTAGTCAGGGTCGGCCATCTCGTAGGAGCCCTCGAAACTGAGGACGCGCACGGAGACGGGGTAGGGGCGTGAGTGGCGGTCGGTGCCAGGTGCGCTGGACCAGTAGATGCCGTTGCCGACGAGCGGCTCGTTGAGCAGGGTGGCGAGCAGGTCTTCGGAGAAGTGGGCGTTGGCCTTCTTCAGGGAGATGAGGTCGCCCTGCGAGAGTAGGTGGAAGACGAAGAAGTTGTCGCCCTGGCTGAGGAGTTCCTGCGGCAGACTGCCCGGCTGCTGCGTGATGAGAAGTGCGCCGAGATCGTATTTGCGGCCTTCCTTGACCCAGGAGACGAAGGGGCCGTCCTCGCTCTGGCTGGAGCCTCCGAGGACGGACTGAGCCTCCTCGATGACGGCGATGGTGGGGATGGACTTGGGGTCGGATTCGGTGAACTGGGTCTGGTTGTGTTCGAAGATGTCGCCGAGGATTACGCCGGCGAGCTGAAGTCCCTGAGAGCCGCGCATCTGGGAGATGTCCACCACGCAGAGTTTGCCCTGGGACAGGCAGTCCTTCAGAGCGCTCAGGAGCTGGCTGTCGGGGTCGTGGAGCGCGTTGACGACGCGGGTCATGTTGCCGATCGCGGCGTTGGTTTCGGCCTCCTGGCTTTCGCCAAGGTTCAGGATCTCTCGGACCTGGTCGCGGTCGGCTCCGTACTTGTCGCGGTGGATCAGGTCGACGAGACGGCTCCACCTGGGCCCGTCGAGGGACTTGAGTTTGACGACGTTCTGTTGATCCTGCTTCTCCGGCGGCAGCGCGATACCGAGCACGCGCGAGGCCTGCAGTTCCTTGATGTTGAGCTTGACGCCGTTGACGACAAAGGACTGGTAGAAGTCGCTGGGTCCCTTGCGGTTGGTGAAGACGACCAGCTTGTCGCGCAGGTGCGGCACGTCGCACAGGGCGGGGCGGCCCTTGAAGTCGGGCCAGAAGTATTCGCCGTCCGGGTCGAAGATGACCGTGCCCACAGGGGCTTCGCCAGAGCGGCGAGGGACGGTGGGCTGGTGCTCGTACAAGGCGGAAAAGAGCAGCTTGACGAGGTTGGACTTGCCGAAGCCGGCGCGGGCGAAGACGAAGCTGCGGCGGGCGACGAGCTTGTCGATCTGGAAGGTGGGCATGATCGCGGGCTGCTGGATCTGCATCCAGGAGGTGTCGCCTACGCGCTTGTCGTTGCCGGCGTAGACGAATTCACCGAAGGCGAGGTAGCCGATGGGCACTGCGCCGTCGTCGGTGTCGTTGGCGTTGACGACCTCGGCGAGCAGGTCGTCTCCCAGGAGTGCGACCTGGGCGCCGACGTGCGGCAGGCGCCGGTGGCTGGGGACGAAGATGTGCTTGTCGCCCTCCATGCGGAGCACGCCGAGGATGCGGATGTCGACCTTGTACTTCAAGTAGCGTTCGCGCAGCTCGTCGGGGATGGGCCGCTGGTCGCGCACGGCGCGGGTGGCGTAGTCCTCGCCGATGGGAGACACCAGGCGTCCCTGGGAGGAGATGGTGGTGATCCGCCCCAGGATGGCCTCACGCTCGTGCTCAAGCTGGACAAGGACGAATTGGCCGTGCATGGCCATGGTCTGGAAGTTGTCGTGGTGCGGCAGGACGAGATCGGCGTGGAACTCCATGCCACTTTCAGCGAAGCCGCGGAAGGTGCCGACGACTTTGTCGCGCTCGAACAGGCTCATGACGGTTCTTGCTCCACAGTGCGCGGGGCGGACAGAAGGAGGTGTTACTCGTAGCGGCGGGCAGCCACGTCGGAGGCCAGCCGCAGGGCGTCGATGACCGGGGCCTTCTCTTCGCCGACTTGGTCTCGGACGGCGTCGACGAGCTGGTCTTCGATGATGTCCATGTCCAGGTCGGCGACGCGGGAGAAGCTGTCAGCCTGCTGGATGCAGTTCGGGTAGAGCGGGATCGGGAAGCCGGCCACGGCGTCGGCTTGCAGGTAGCCGAAGATTGCCTGGGCTTCCTTGTCCTGGCGGGACATCACGTCCACAGTCCAGATGGGGTCGCCGGAGTAAGGTCCGAAGCGGACGAAGTACATGGAGCCGATGTTGAACTTCGGCTTCTCGCCCTTCGAGTCGTCGTCAATGCCCCTCGTGTACTCGTCCCACAAGTACACCTCGTCCAGCATCTTCGAAGGAACCTTGGCGAAGCAGGCGGCACCGTTGTCGAACACGCCGGACAGAGAGATCGCAAGCCGGTAGTACTCCAGGACCTGGGTCTTCTTCGCCAGCCCCACCAGCCACACCTTGCGGCGGTCATTGCGGCGGATTCGTTCGATGGCCTCGTACATCAGCTCGCCCATCTTCACGAACAGCTCGCCGTGGAAGATCTTGCTGCGCAGCAGGCCGTCGCGGACGATGAGGGTGTCGACTGCGTAGTCGCGGTGACAGATCAAGTCGTACAGGGTGGCCCACTCGCACAGGTCGCGGAAGACCAGCACCCAGCTGGGCGACTTGCCGGACATCATTGGCGACAGGTCCTGGAGCCTCTCGACGCCCAGTCCGTGCATCATCCTGCCGAGAGCGGTGCGTGGGCTGCCGTCCTCGTGGAACTGGCGGCGACTCAGGGCGTCGATGTCGGAGATCGGGGAGACGACCTCCATGCACAGCTCCTTGCCGCTGGAGTCCACGACCCGGACGACTTGAAGGTAAAACGGGTTGAAGGCGACCTTGTTGTTGCCACCGTCGGAGGCCATCAGGGCAACCGACGTAGCCGCCCGCGGCTTGATCACCCGGACCTCGGAGCGGATGGCGCGGGCCTGCTCGACGAGCTTGTCCAACTCCGCGCGGCCGGCCTCAACCTGGTCGCCGATCAACTGTTTGAGCTGCTTGATCTGCTCCGCGTCGAACATGCCTCTCCCCACACCACGCTCGCGTTGTCACAGACGAGTGGTTCACTCGTCTGGCCCCACAGCATGGCATGGGGCACTGACAATCCGTCACGTAGTTGTGAGAAGTAACTGGGTTACCCGATCATCGGACAAGTCCGATCAACTCGGCGACAAGATCGATCTCATCGACGGCGGAGCCCGCTTTGCCGAACTGCTGGGCCTGACGTGCGCGCTTGGGCGGAGTGCCTGCTTGGCGAACCTCCTTGACGACCCACCCGGCCTTCGCTTCCCTCACGGAGGCCAGAAGCATCTGTTCCGGGTCGGTACGTGCAGAGGGCAGGGCGCCGAAGCGGATGGCGAGCCGGGCACCTTGGTGGCAGCGTCGGGCAGTGGCAGCCCACACTTCGGCCAGGGCCTGGATGAACGCCTCCTGGTTCGGCTGACGGGCGATCTGCCCGTGCGTACCGTAGGGGACCTCCGGAGGACCGCCGAGGAACCACGAGCGCAGCCACTGGTCCGCCACGTAGGTGCGCATGCCGTAGTACGGGGGAGAGGTGACTACCAGGTCGAACTTCTGGCGCAGGCCGTTGAGGATTTCGACGGAGTCACCGAGGTAGACCTTCCCGCCATGGGCGAGAGGGGCCGCCTCTAGTAGGCGTTTGGCCCGCCGCTCGATGACCTCCAGGGCCGGGATGCGCACCGGCTTCATGTCGCGCTTGGACCAGAACTTCACCGCGTAGGCAGGCTTGGAGGCGTAGGTACGCGGCATCTGGTTCGACAGGTATGACGGGAGGTTCTTATTGCGCGGGCCGTGCAGAATGCCCAGCATGACCGCCCGCAGCATCGCCGCCGTCGGCGTGGTCATCTCCAGCAGGGCCTCGCGCAGAGTCACAAGCTCGCGCAGCGTCTCGCGCTCGAAGCACCACTGCCAAAAATCGCCCTCGGGTTCCTCGCCCCGTACGCCGCCGTCGAGGATCTGCCGAGCGAGCCTGACCACGGCGGCGGGTGTGACCTGGATGAGCTTGGCCTGGGCTATGGCGGCGGCCACCGGGTTGATGTCGATGCCCACCGACGGCAGTCCGGCTAGGCGTGCGGCGTATAGCGTGGTGCCCCGCCCGCAGAACGGGTCCAGCACTCGGGTGCCCTGAGGGTGGGCGGCAAGTTGCTGAAGCGGGAAGTCCAACGGGAACATCGTGTAGTACGGGCAGACGGCGTTCAGCCGCAGCACATCTTCGGGCCAGCTATAGGAAGGGGCCGCCGCGGTCACCGTCATGGGTGTAATGCTACAGGTATAGTTACACCCATGGCACGAAGGAGGCTCGATCCCGCCGCCCAGCGCCGCGGGCAGGTGCTCGCCTCCCGCCTGACGCAGGCCCGCCGTTCCTCTGGACGATCAGCCGAGGCTGTGGCTCGCAGCGCCGGCATCTCCGTCGAAACCGTGCGCAGCATCGAGAAGGGCCGCACAGCTACGCCGGAATTCTTCACCGTTGCTGCCTTGGCCACTGAGCTGGGGCTATCACTGGACGAGCTGTACACCTTCACCCGCCGTGACTCCGCCCACGACGCCCAAGCGCCCGTCGACCCAAGCGTCAGATCCTCTAGCTGAACCCTCCGACCGGCAGGAGCTTGCGTCCCCAGCGGTCCTGTAGCTCACCGTAACCTCCGGGGAGTCGACGTCGCCGTGGAACTGCACACGCCGGCTCCTCCAGTCTTCGAGGAGAGGGATAGGGGCGTTTCCGGGCTGCGCCAGGTAGGTGCCTTCATACCACCCGAGCGCGTGTCGGTTACAGGCGATGCACAGCATCCCTCGCACGCAGCCCTGGCAGTAGTTATTGGGGCTGTGTCCTCTTGTGCAGTCGTGCGCATGGTCGAGCTGCCAGCCCCTCTGTCCTGGGTCCGATGCTCCGCAAAGGCAGAGGCCGCCTTGAAGAGCCAGGATTGCGTCGCGGGAAAACTGGGAAATGCCCCGGCCG carries:
- a CDS encoding ATP-binding protein, which produces MSLFERDKVVGTFRGFAESGMEFHADLVLPHHDNFQTMAMHGQFVLVQLEHEREAILGRITTISSQGRLVSPIGEDYATRAVRDQRPIPDELRERYLKYKVDIRILGVLRMEGDKHIFVPSHRRLPHVGAQVALLGDDLLAEVVNANDTDDGAVPIGYLAFGEFVYAGNDKRVGDTSWMQIQQPAIMPTFQIDKLVARRSFVFARAGFGKSNLVKLLFSALYEHQPTVPRRSGEAPVGTVIFDPDGEYFWPDFKGRPALCDVPHLRDKLVVFTNRKGPSDFYQSFVVNGVKLNIKELQASRVLGIALPPEKQDQQNVVKLKSLDGPRWSRLVDLIHRDKYGADRDQVREILNLGESQEAETNAAIGNMTRVVNALHDPDSQLLSALKDCLSQGKLCVVDISQMRGSQGLQLAGVILGDIFEHNQTQFTESDPKSIPTIAVIEEAQSVLGGSSQSEDGPFVSWVKEGRKYDLGALLITQQPGSLPQELLSQGDNFFVFHLLSQGDLISLKKANAHFSEDLLATLLNEPLVGNGIYWSSAPGTDRHSRPYPVSVRVLSFEGSYEMADPDYSLPAPDSFATQARTEVEERRSEARAASASLAATHPQNTTSVAAGEDLTGDDSAIAIVHLRDNKPEFHKMINTPRGIKWGHVSHMLAEKAPAHAQRDGSAFDWGRRLVKQALDQLYPDQWVSESREDDKSPGKFPKFIMLKEHAPKSETEANQKDEDKQSDTLFDTAENGEKPPF
- a CDS encoding endonuclease domain-containing protein; its protein translation is MAVGQNAEACSFQGCGRPFRARSAGVPLCRSHYDQARQGLPLRPIKAKLPAGLYTKCQFDAPPCDRPHSSGGYCATHYQQWSDGKPLTPIRGWKSQAEWGPTCRYGDCEAASHSRGLCNVHYGRGISQFSRDAILALQGGLCLCGASDPGQRGWQLDHAHDCTRGHSPNNYCQGCVRGMLCIACNRHALGWYEGTYLAQPGNAPIPLLEDWRSRRVQFHGDVDSPEVTVSYRTAGDASSCRSEGSARGSDAWVDGRLGVVGGVTAGEGVQLVQ
- a CDS encoding DNA methyltransferase; translated protein: MTVTAAAPSYSWPEDVLRLNAVCPYYTMFPLDFPLQQLAAHPQGTRVLDPFCGRGTTLYAARLAGLPSVGIDINPVAAAIAQAKLIQVTPAAVVRLARQILDGGVRGEEPEGDFWQWCFERETLRELVTLREALLEMTTPTAAMLRAVMLGILHGPRNKNLPSYLSNQMPRTYASKPAYAVKFWSKRDMKPVRIPALEVIERRAKRLLEAAPLAHGGKVYLGDSVEILNGLRQKFDLVVTSPPYYGMRTYVADQWLRSWFLGGPPEVPYGTHGQIARQPNQEAFIQALAEVWAATARRCHQGARLAIRFGALPSARTDPEQMLLASVREAKAGWVVKEVRQAGTPPKRARQAQQFGKAGSAVDEIDLVAELIGLVR
- a CDS encoding winged helix-turn-helix transcriptional regulator, with translation MTASNRKIPLTEAENDLLQTLSARWTMHILLALHTCGNPRRFGEIQGYVPGISNRMLSSRLANLESSGLVSRHVAATRPVTITYRLTDLGQQVAAALNRLRDVAAYSAGSR
- a CDS encoding helix-turn-helix domain-containing protein; protein product: MARRRLDPAAQRRGQVLASRLTQARRSSGRSAEAVARSAGISVETVRSIEKGRTATPEFFTVAALATELGLSLDELYTFTRRDSAHDAQAPVDPSVRSSS